AACATGACAAAAAGATTGATATATGCTACTGTTATTAGCCTTCTAGCATTGTCTTGTGGTAACACAGATAAAGACGTAAAAAAAGTAACCGTAGAACCTTCTCAAGCTATATTGAAAAACATCTCTAATAATGATTTTTCAGTAATACTTGATGATATGACTATTGAAGAAACTGAAAATCAAATCATACATAAACACAAATACAAAGTGTTAGAGTTAAAAAAGGATTCTTTGTACAGTACCAAAAAAGATTGGGCTGTTGTCAACCAGGACTTTTTCTCTAGTCATAAAAATGATTTAGGAATGGAAATTTTATCGCGTCATAATGGTAAAATATCTACATTAGCACAACCTGAAGGTTACGGATGGGCGATTGGTAATACTGCTCATGGCGAGTGGGAAGAAACAACACAAGACTCGACTGGCAACAATAATTCAGGGACGTCACAAAGACGTTGGAGAACACATTCCACAAGTCCTTTTTTCTGGTTATGGTTAGGTTCTAGACGTAGCTTTTTTAGAAGTGATTATAACAATTACAGAAGCTACAATACCACTGGTAGAAGTTATTATGGTCAAAATAGCAACAATACGTATGCACATGGTACACGAAGTAACTATCAGAAAAAAAATAGACCTTCTTTTTTCTCAAGAAAAAGTAAAAATTCGTCACGTTGGAATAATTTAGAAAAAAGAACAAGTAGAAGCTCTTCTAGATATAAATCAGGATCTTCTACAAGATCTAGATCAGGAGGAACAGGAAAATAGTAGCTTTGAGATATACTAAAAAACAAAAATCTACCGCCTTAAAAGTCGCTTTATTTGCAACAGGTTTAAGCGGTATAGTGGCAGAATATATTCTATCCACATTAGCCTCTTATTTTATTGGTAATGCTATATTACAGTTTACATTAATTGTTTCCATCATGCTATTTGCCATGGGATTAGGTAGTAGGCTCTCTAGACTATTTACTGGTAATGTCATACTTTCCTTTATAGTAACAGAATTAATACTCTCTGTTTTTATATCCTTTTCAGCCATTATTTGCTACTTATTTTATGGGTTTACAGATTTTTCTTGGTTAATTATTTACCTGTTTTCCATATTAATTGGTCTATTAATTGGTTTAGAAATCCCTTTAGCAACACGTATAAATGATGAGTATGAAGAGTTAAGACTTAACATTTCTAACATACTTGAAAAAGATTACTTCGGAAGTTTAATTGGTGGTTTATTTTTCGCTTTTGTAGGTTTACCCTATTTAGGATTAACCTATACTCCGTTTATCCTCGGTTTTCTTAACCTAAGTGTCTCCTTTTGGTTATTTATGGTCTTAAAAGAGACTTTTTCTAAAAAAACCAAAAAGCTTTTAGTGATAACCTATATTATAGTCAGTACTTGTATTGGACTTGGACTTTATTTTGCCAACCCTATTGTAAAATACGGTGAGCAAGTAAAATACAAGGATAAAATTGTATTTACTAAACAAACCAAGTATCAAAAAATTGTTATTACTAAATGGAAAGATTGGCACTCGTTATATATTAACGGAAACCAACAACTCTCTTCTTTTGACGAGTTTATGTATCACGAACCTATGGCGCATGTAACAATGGGTTTAGCGCCTAAAAAAAGTAATATTTTAATTCTTGGTGGTGGTGATGGCTGTTTGGCCAGAGAAATTTTAAAATATAATGAGGTCAACACAATAACACTGGTTGATTTAGACCCCGTAATGTTAGCATTAGGTAAAGACAACACTATTTTTAAGACGTTAAATAACAACGCCCTAAACAGCCCTAAAGTAACGACTGTAGCAGATGATGCTTTTTCTTTTTTAGAAAGAAACCCAGTACTTTACGACATTATCTTTGTTGATCTTCCTGATCCAAACAATGTCGACTTAAATAAACTATACACTAAAGAGTTTTACTATCTATGTAAGAATAAGTTAAGTGACGACGGATTAATGATAACCCAATCAGGAAGCCCTTATTACGCTACAAGAGCCTTTTATTGCATTGAAAAAACCATGCGAGCTGCTCAATTATATACCATTCCGTTACATAATCAAATTTTGACATTAGGAGAATGGGGTTGGATTATAGGCAGTAAAAACAAGATAACTACAAAACAAGTTCATAATGTAGATGTTTCCAGTATACCGTCCTTAAAATGGCTTAATAATAATTCTATTGGCTTATTGACAGCTTTCGGCAAACCATTGGCTGATACTACAAATATAAAAGTTAACACTATTTTTAACCCTAAACTATATACTTACTATAAAGAAGGGAATTGGAACTTATATTAATTTTTAAACATAAAAAAGCCCCTATTATAAATTATGATAGGGGCTTTTTTGTTGTAATTAATATTACTCATAAATATATTCTCTAGTAGTATCTAATGCTCCTTCGTAGTAATCACTTGAAGTCTCAGGATAATTACTTGAATTGTATGTATACACATATTCCTCGGGAACGACTACAGTCCCATTGTCATTTTCAGTATATGATAAAACATTATTTAGCCCACTATTTATAAACCCTGAAAAATCACCACTAATTAAATTTAGCGTCTGCAAGTTTGATATATTTTTAAATTTACCATTTGCTGTATCATAAGCATACGTAACAACAAATCCATCATCACGACTTTTCTGCAATATTTGATTGTTACCAATAGTAATTATTGTTTCTGAAGATAAATTAGATTGCGAATCAAGGTCTCCCAAATATTTCTTTTCCGTAATAGTTCCATCAGTATTATAGGTTAATTCAAATCTTATACCTTGATTATCTGAATTTATATATACAGTATAGACTATTAATTGATTGTTAGAATTATATTCTGGTATTGTATAATCTATTAAAGCTCCATTAACATCATACGTTTCAATTTTAGTTAATAAATCATTCTCATAAGTATATGAATTAAATAAAATTCCATCAACTGTAACTGAAGTTAAATTATTTCCATCATAAAAGAATTCTTCTGTATCCGTAGTACCATCTAATTCGGTCCAAATCATTTGTTTTAACAATAAATTATCATCATTAGAATTACAATTTAATCCATCAATGATAGCTTGAATACTTCCATTTGCATCACCACAAACCGTAATCTGATTTTGTAATGCTGTTTTATAAGCATTACACAAACCTGCATTAGTCGTGTCATTATTATAAGCGTCTTCTGCTAACGATGTAGCATCCACTGCGTCAGCACAACTCGTATTAGTTGTTGTTACTAGACTCCAAATTGATGTTCCTGTAACTACAGCAGTGGTAGATCCACCACCGGGAATTGTATTAGTCTCCGTTGTATCTTGAATAAACGTTAAAGTTTGTCCATTATCAGTAATACTAAAATCTAATGTTTGTTCACCTTGCGCTTGAGATAAATCCATACCTTGAAATTCTAATGTAAAAAAGGCACCATTTACAGTCATTTCATTACCATTAACAGTATAACTTCCTGAACCATTAACATCATCTAAAGATAAATCCTGTATACTATTTTGACCATTAACAGTCGAATTGACATTATAACCATAATTTCCTGCTGCATTAAAAGTATTAGCTGCCGTAAATGTCATGTTATAATTTGTGTCCGTACTTTCAACAATATTATTAGACTCTATGGTTGTACCATTAACTTCCCCAGTACTGCTTATTGTATTATTAAAACTTACTAAAGCCCAAGTACCAACTATTGATGAAGGAGAATTTTCTCCATCAAGACCTGAAAAATCACCTTCTAAGGCTTCATTTTCACAACTAAACAATACTAATACTAAGGATAATAATGGAAGTAATATTTTTTTCATTTTATATGATTTTAGATCATAAACTTAAGACAATTAATTTAATTTCCCTTCTTTTGGAACTCTAAACAGTAAAATAATTCCTAATAAAAAGAACACGAATAAAAACAAAATAACCACAAAAAATTCATAATGTAGATATTTCTAGAATACCGTCCTTAAAATAGCTTGATAATAATAATTCTATAGGCTTATTGACAGCTTTCAGCAAACCATTGGCAGATACAACAAATATAAAAGTTAACACTATTTTTAATCCTAAACTATATACTTTCTATAAAGAAGGAAATTGGAACTTGTATTAATTTTTAAACATAAAAAAGCCCCTATTATAAATTATGATAGGGGCTTTTTTGTTGGTACTACGACGTTATTCGTAAAAATACTGAACAGAATAATCATCTAAGCTACCCACTTCATAATCAAAATTAGAAGTTAATGGATAATCATCATTATTATACATATAACTAACCGTATAACTTTCGTCCGGATTAGATGTGCCATCAATTGTAGAGCTCTTTGCTGTTTCATTATTATTTCCAATATACATAGTATTTAAAACTAAAAGCGTATCAAAAGCAAATACATTCTTTAAAGCGCCATTCTTATTATCATAAGTATATTGATCTACATTACTTCCATCTGTCCAACTCACAACATTACCATTGGTAATTAAAATTGTTCCTGTATAATCTAACGATTCTACTCCAGAAGCTTGATCAGTAACATAATCGGTCACAGTGATTGTTCCATCGGTATTGTAAGCATAAGCCGTTCTTTGACTTTGTACTCCATTATTTATAAATAACACCTCGTTTATTACTCTATTTTGACTGTCATATTCTAGTAATGTGTAATCAGGATCCAAATTACCACTAGAATCATATATCTCTGAATCAATTCTTGTAAGTAAATTGTTTTCATAAGTAAACGTATCGGTTTCCCCATCAGAATCAACCATACTAGTTAATCTATTGCCATCATAATTAAAATCTACTATTAGTGTAGATCCATCCCCATAGGTCCAAATTGTTTTTTTAAGTAAAACGGAATTCTGACTTGCACAATCTCCTAATCCATCAATTATACTTTGTAAAGCCCCATTTGCATCACCACAAACAGTAATCTGATTTTGTAATGCTGTTTTATAAGCATTACATAAACCTGCATTAGTCGTGTCATTATTATAAGCGTTTTCTGCTAACGATGTAGCATCCACTGCGTCAGCACAACTCGTATTAGTTGTTGTTACTAGACTCCAAATTGATGTTCCTGTAACTACAGCAGTGGTAGATCCACCACCGGGAATTGTATTAGTCTCCGTTGTATCTTGAATAAACGTTAAAGTTTGTCCATTATCAGTAATACTAAAATCTAATGTTTGTTCACCTTGCGCTTGAGCTAAATCCATACCTTGAAATTCTAATGTGAAAAAGGCACCATTTACAGTCATTTCATTACCATTAACAGTATAACTTCCCGAACCATTAACATCATCTAAAGATAAATCCTGTATACTATTTTGACCATTAACAGTCGAATTGACATTGTAACCATAATTTCCTGCTGCATTAAAAGTATTAGCTGCCGTAAATGTCATGTTATAATTTGTGTCCATACTTTCAACAATGGTATTAGACTCTACGGTTGTACCATTAACTTCTCCAGTACTGCTTATTGTATTATTAAAACTTACTAAAGCCCAAGTACCAACTATTGAAGAAGGAGAATTTTCTCCATCAAGACCTGAAAACTCACCTTCTAAGGCTTCATTTTCACAACTAAACAATACTAATACTAAGGATAATAATGGAAGTAATACTTTTTTCATTTTATATGATT
This portion of the Olleya sp. Bg11-27 genome encodes:
- a CDS encoding polyamine aminopropyltransferase translates to MRYTKKQKSTALKVALFATGLSGIVAEYILSTLASYFIGNAILQFTLIVSIMLFAMGLGSRLSRLFTGNVILSFIVTELILSVFISFSAIICYLFYGFTDFSWLIIYLFSILIGLLIGLEIPLATRINDEYEELRLNISNILEKDYFGSLIGGLFFAFVGLPYLGLTYTPFILGFLNLSVSFWLFMVLKETFSKKTKKLLVITYIIVSTCIGLGLYFANPIVKYGEQVKYKDKIVFTKQTKYQKIVITKWKDWHSLYINGNQQLSSFDEFMYHEPMAHVTMGLAPKKSNILILGGGDGCLAREILKYNEVNTITLVDLDPVMLALGKDNTIFKTLNNNALNSPKVTTVADDAFSFLERNPVLYDIIFVDLPDPNNVDLNKLYTKEFYYLCKNKLSDDGLMITQSGSPYYATRAFYCIEKTMRAAQLYTIPLHNQILTLGEWGWIIGSKNKITTKQVHNVDVSSIPSLKWLNNNSIGLLTAFGKPLADTTNIKVNTIFNPKLYTYYKEGNWNLY